AAAAGAGGATTACAGATAATGTGAATACTGTCAATAGGACCTTGTACAAACTAATATGGTTATGAGCCGTATGTTTACCAAACAACATAAATGATACTGTGTTGACTGGTTGATTCACTTTGAATTCACACACTCTTTCAGGAGGATTTGCAGCTTTTAAAGTGTGGCGGAAAATCTAAGCTGGTTGGCATTGTTTCATTGGGAAACTCATTCACAGATATGCAAAGATTGATGAAAGGTAAATATCCTAATCAAAATTGTCCTGGaccagtgtttttttttaatttctaacTTTTTTATACATTTGAAGCTAGCTCACTGACAGCTTAGTaatcataaaaatgttacagagCTCAAAAAGTATTAATGGCTGAGTACAATAAGCTTGAAACACTGTCTCTTACCTTTTGACATATTCTAATTTCTGCCAGTCTGACCCTGATACACATCTTTCCTCAATGTATATGTATAGGAAATTGCACTACGCCTCTGTTATTACAGATACTGTAGTTGCAATGTTGAAATAGAGATTCTGTACCTCCactctggaaatacagatactgtacttgcactctggaaatacagatactgtacttgcactctggaaatacagatactgtactggcactctggaaatacagatactgtacttgcatTCTGGAATTACAGATACTGCACTTGCATTCTGGAAATACAGATAGTGTACTTGCAttctggaaatacagatactgtacttgtaCTCTGGaattacagatactgtacttgcatTCTGGAAATACAGATAGTGCACTTGCATTCTGGAAATACTGATACTGTACTTGTactctggaaatacagatactgtacttgtactctggaaatacagatactgtacttgcactctggaaatacagatactgtacttgcattctggaaatacagatactgtactttcTCTGTGGaattacagatactgtacttgcactctggaaatacagatactgcaCTTGCATTCTGGAAATACAGATAGTGCACTTGCAttctggaaatacagatactgtacttgtactctggaaatacagatactgtacttgcactctggaaatacagataGTGCACTTGCAttctggaaatacagatactgtactttcTCTGTGGaattacagatactgtacttgcactctggaaatacagatactgtacttgcactctggaaatacagataGTGCACTTGCAttctggaaatacagatactgtactttcTCTGTGGaattacagatactgtacttgcactctggaATACAGATACTGCACTTGCATTCTGGAAATACAGATAGTGCACTTGCactctggaaatacagataGTGCACTTGCAttctggaaatacagatactgtacttgtactctggaaatacagatactgtactttctctctggaaatacagatactgtacttgcaatctggaaatacagatactgtacttgcattctggaaatacagatactgtactttcTCTCTGGAAATACAGATATTGTATTTGTactctggaaatacagatactgtctaaattttttcatttataaaaacTGAAGTACTTAATAGTTGTGCTAGTAATTGTCTGGCAGTGACATGTAACCTTTATAGAGGTAAGCATGTCAAATACTTTACTTATACTATCTTATGGGTACATATAGCTATTGTTGAGATGAATCATTCTTGGAAATCACTAACTGACCAAGGATGTTCATAAAAAAGTCTCAAGCAAGGTAAGGCAAGGGTTACTCAATATGTTAAAATTCTGATTTTTATAATTCTTTCGACATTTTGTTTTGCCCTGGCCCCTTACACAGTATGTGACAATGCTGGTTTGCTATCAGACATGCTAACAGGAACTAATTGGGCAAAGTGACTGTTGACCTGGTTGTAGCAGCCAAAGTAAGTGGTACCCGCTTGCTTGCAATCCTGAAAGCTAGATCTTGCAGCTCACAACAGAAGACACACAATGAAGAATTCAATCCATTATATTTGTAAAAGAAACAATTTGATGTTAATATAGTTCATCCACAATTTGTTTTCTCATGACACTGGAGGTAACAGACTACAAATATGCTTGAAATAAATAGTTTGTAAGTCTATTTATTGCAAACTAGGAGTTACTACTACATGTATAAATGTAATTTGTCCATTTATAGATTGCTGGAATGCCAATTTCTTAACTGTCTGTATTACATAATTTGTAGTGTCCAAAATAAAGTATTCAATTTATACTTATACATTGGTCGCATATCCAATGTTCCTGAAGGAATATGATCATTGGTTATCAATTTCAGCATGTTTCCCTTAAAGTATCAGCAAGGATATGATTTCTCACAGTGAacaattttttatgtaaattggaAAATTTACTAGTCCTGTGTGTTCTGTAATCTCTCTAATGCTTGTGCCATGTTACGAGGTAGCTTATTTAATGAGGTGAGACTTCTGAAGCTGTGCAAAACACAGCTCATGGCCCACTTCTTACAGTGACATCCCCATTAGCTTGAATTACAGGTCGATAAACACCACTGCCTACATTGCGGTATACTTCTAAAGATATTATTCCATCTAACTTTGACAACAACTTTTCCTATCACTTTGTCTCCATCAATTCTAATAATTGCCATGTTTCCAATTGCAATTGGTACTCTGCAAGCAGGCCTTGATCTAGCTGGCCTGTTTCCTAATCGGCGTGTTTCTCTTCTTCCTCTTTGCTGCCGGATGCTATTTGTTACCTAAATAAAAAGAGACAATATTATTGAGCCATTTtcagataaaatatttaaataaggaAATAAATTTGCTTCGAGGTACGTCTATGAATTCAAAACATtctaaccctttgagcaccaaagtcaatttttgttgcctttataaaatatacaccttgatatttttttcagattttgctaaaattttgatgaaaaagtgagccaatgaaatgtaatatccatttggtaaaataatcaaaacattactgaaaaattcttaaaaatttgtaaaatgttgcactaaaattttggcagcaAAAATTACAGCGTTCAAAGGGTTGACTATGATCTTTGAAGCAATAAATAGAAGAACAATAATGAATCACTTGAAATAGTTGTCACAATTTTCGTTTACGAACCTGCCGGCCCTCCTTTCTCTTGTGAGTAGTCGTTGAATCGTGTCAGTTTCCTTCTGGACTTGTGGTGGTAACTGCTGGGGGAGCTGGTCTGTAAGAATAAAGCTCATCAAGGTACCAGTTTGTAGTTTGATTGCTCATCGTAACTGTCTCTGTCTTGGGATTGTCCAGGAAAGTCCTCCACCACTCAAACTGAGCAAAACTGAGGACATCCTATGATCAGAACAACATCTTAGGTAAGCTAACATGTACATATTGCAATGTCTgtgacatttttcatttcaaatgcaTTATTTTATTGATATAGAGGAATACTTTGAGTTCTGTATTACCATGCTACCATGAGGAAGTTGGACACCATTCGATAATGAGATATACATACAACCTCTTTTTTTCAGTCAACAGTTGGAAAAGTATAGCCAAGATAATCACTCATCCATCATTTTGAAAGAGCGATCAAAAGATACACTTAGATACATGTACCTTGCTTTTGGCAATACTCTGTCTCACTTTCCGAATTTCAGCATCATCGAAAGTCATTGGAGCAATATCTGGATATCCTTCAGGTATGCTCTGTAAACCATTTTCCTTTTTGAATATTTCCAACAGTCCATCTTCTGGTTGCCAGTTGAAGTCTGTGCTCCAGTTTTTATACTGGACTTTAACTTCCCCATTCGATGCCAGATATATTCTGAAATGACAGTGTTTTAACTTTAAGGAAATGACTCTTGATTTGGCTAAGACCATCATCAACAATATGATAGACTCAAGTATCAATGTCAAGGAAATAGAAATATAGGGCTtcataaacatgaaacatttggGCCGGCTAGTCCATGTGTCATGAGAGTTCCTCAAAAACAAAGTACCGGTATAGTGTTCCTCATGAACAAAGGAAATGTCTGCATCAAAAATTGTTAGAAATAGCTGTTTTCTGTTATCCTTGATTACAAAAGCATTTGATTGGCTACACACAGAAGAGTACCTGTAAACATGTGGAAATGACTGATTGTGAATTTCTTCTAGTTGAGGTAGCAACCAGTCTCGGATGTTCCACACAGTTTGGGAAATGGTTATTTCTTGCTTGGGATCAGTAGAATTCTCCAACACCTTGGTAAGTTCTGGCATAGTCTTTGCATCATTCTCCTTTaacttttgtgaatacttggAAAATCTTTGATCAATATCTTCATGGGTGTGCCCAACCATAAGAAATGACATCACAATCTGAAATTTATGATTAAATACATGAACGTACTTTACTGTGTTTCTGTGTCTATATGCATGAATGACAGTCAGTCTAATGTCTGCCTTATCTTTTGTATTACCACGGATAACTTTCTATGGTTCACTACATCATACATTTATTGTATGAGCCATTCCTTCACATATTTAATCCTAAGAAGATAAGAGTTCAAAATGCAGTATATAACTTTTCTCATCGCTTGTAACGTCAGTTTACAATTGAACATGATTGTGATTCATCTCATAAAAGATTCAGTTGTACAATATTGGAAACAAAACATTATTAACTATGGTAGTGCACTTAAAGCCTTATAATCCACATTCTTAtctgaccttgacctttgacttgtACTTGTAATTCATAACATTTCACTTATGCTGTCATCCAATCAAGGTATGAAAGGAATAGAGGAAAATCGTGATATATGATAATATAACTGGAATGAACGTTACATTATTACATCATAAGGAAATGTAAGTGTGAATATGCACAACAATTTCCTCACCTCTTGTAAGTATTTCCTTTTGACAAGATAGGCCATGAACCCAATgaagaatttatttttattctccCTCACACAGTTGTCAAGTTGTACATATAATTTGGCAGGAAGCTTCCCATCTTTCGATTCCTTATGCAATGTATGCAAGAGACATGTTAAGGTAAGGTTTGTATCATGGCAGTATTGGCAAAGGTCAACCAGAGTATACATCTTCTTATTTGCATGACACAAAGCACCAGTGAAGTGAGTTTTCAGTTTATATTGTCCAATGCCCTGTAAATAAAGGTAGTACATTCTGTGACATTCCATCATAATTAATAATACACTGTAAACATGTATTTTATCTAAAGGTGATGTTTGTATATGCGGAAAAAACTTCTATGCCAAAATTGCTAAAATCACATGATGCTTTGCCTGTGCAGCAAAATGTAAGAATGTTGGAATGTATTACTAGATTAATCATAATTTCCAAAATGGAAGTACACTCTTCAAAAGTATGTACATGCCTCTATAACTCTTTGGATTGTTAatacaataaatttatttatatgCGACAAACATTGAACAGCGCTATTTCCATCTTGCAATTACTTTGAAATAGAATTTAAGTTCATACATAAATGAAGGAAGTGATTGCTGAAATATATCAACCTATATTTTATGgaatataaaaaacaaaattacttttaCCTTTGGATCTGCTTTCTTTTGATCCATACCATCAATTATGATAGACAGAATTTCATCAGGATTTTTCTCAGCATCGGTTCTTCGCTGGTAGTATGCTTCCCTTTCCTTTCTGAAATGTGGTTATGCAATGTAATTTAAGGTGAAAATAAGTCTTATTATGTCGCATGGGAATGTAGTTTTGGTCAACATGAATGACTCAGCTTTGTCAAACTATTCCAAAAATGTTATCATTCTTATGCTTTTGGAAGTGTAAAGTCTCTGTACATTTTGTTATACcaaacattaattttaaaacTACTTTCCCTTGATTATTATATTACCAAATGACAATCCAAAAAACAGACACTTTTTGAGTCATGTTATATTCCTATTTCAAATAATTAATAGCAAAATTCGCAGGTTTTGATGACTATAACATAGTCTTTTTGGGCACTGTGATGTAGAAAGCACATGTATTTTCTGTTAAACATTTATAAAAGTCAGCTTCAGTCACATACTACATCAAAGAATCATTCATGTTGTGAAAAAAACTAAATATTGGTCAATAACAATAACACATACTGTTGTCTGTTTAGATGTTCATTTCTGTAAATGAGAAGACTTTGTCTGCTCTCCATATTGACTTCCTTAGAAATGGCATCTTTTAACAGCATGCAAACCTTGCACTGCGTCATTCTTGGCATCTACAGAGGAAACATGATTTTATTGTTAACTAAATATTATAAACATGTATAGTGAGGTCAATTAATGATTTTGTAAAGAAGTGCCATGCATTACACTCCATTGAAACACAATGAAAATTATCCTAGGTAACACAGTAACACAGCTTGCAAGCCAGATGGTTGTATTGATTAAAATATCTGCACAACTGTAGCCAAACAGAATATGGGTAGTACAATAGCTTACATGTAGAAAACATTTGTCAAGCAATAGTGATTTGTACATACACTTATATCAATTTCACCTTCTCTTTTTTAATTTAGCTAAAAAATCAATTGTTATATCAAGGTTTATTGTAAATGATATTTACCAAGTTACTCATCATTGTGTCTCAGTAGTGTTCCACTACTTATACATGTGTTTGTTTTGAACAATCTCCATCTATTTTCACTGTAACGACTCAGTGATATCAATTGTATTTAATACACTGGTTATTTTAATGCATCAAACAGAAGTAAAACCACTGAAACATTATCGAGCATAAAGTGCACTGTACATGTGTTTGTGCAAAAACTGCCTTATTTACAGCTAAAAAAGTATTCTGTAGTATGTGAGCATACAGATAAATGATTACATACCTTTGGAAAGGACACATGATGAAAGTGTTTCTTCCAAAGCTTATAAAATTGTTTCTTCTTTATCTCATTTTCCACATTGCAAACCCTATACTCATTGTACAGATCTTTTACTCTCAAGCATGAAGGCATTAGAATTCTTTCCATATCTGGAGAGTAGTCACCCATTTTATCAACGTACCATTTCATGAAACCAACTGCAACACTTCCTATAAATtgtgcaaattataaataaagaacGTTATCAACTGAGTTCTCAGTCTAATACTACATGTCTAtttcaaagtttagaaaattTTGTGGTCGACTGTTTTCTTATATTTGTTTCAGTAGGATGACAGTCTTATTAGATGGACACTTTATTATGGGCCAAAGATTTGATGTATTGTATAAATCATCGCAAATGATTGCTTGTCATTGGAGGGAGGCATCGTTATTTATTGCCTTGGGGTTGTAGGAATtgcatcggaaactccgaattTTCGAGTAACCTATGTAAAACTTTCACAACACCCCAAAGGTGAGAGCATGAGAGTGGGCCCCCACCTCttgcatcaaaaattttgagcAATTGTTTTCTAATAAAGCAAACGGAGAGGTGTTTCACTTGATTTTGCACCAggtaacattgtttgaaaatggcaatgaacactgatatatttattacatttttcgcATCATCAGTGTTTGACAAAGTCACAATATTTAACAACCAAACAATACATTTTGacatacattttgtgaaaaacagttctcagtttgccagagattgaaggcaaaagaatatgcaggaatgaaAAATCTGCGACGTTCTTGTTTCATTTCTCCAGCAATCAGCTTCTAGTGTATGGCTAGAATATGGTATGGCTAgctgtcaaaatggttattgaattgaagtcaattaaaaaatgtttctgtgataataaagaatGAATTCACACAAGTTTAGTTTTATCCTTGATTCTGTGAaagatttgagaaattgatatttgtAATGGTGCAGTTTTGTTGCCATCTGAGCAATGTCTTCAATTCATCTTTTACTGGTAAACATACAGTGTTTTCAATCGAGTTCGAACCTTCAAGGGGGAGAGCTCGAGAGGGTCcggtgtccccctctcgcataacaaagtttgagaaaatgtgtgcaatggtgcaatttgagaggtgtttatatttattttttgtacaaaaaaatgagtaacccccttcttcctctccacactTAGCACCCCCCtttaagttttcaatatttttagcgAACCcgcctcacattcctccgatcCCCAACGCCGTAAATAATTATGGCTCCCTAAACATGCTAAAGCGCAATCTAAAATAGTGCTTAAGTTAGACAGTTTAGTTAGGAAAGAGCAAATGTTCGATGTATCAGACAGATTACCATAAAACGTTTTTCCTTCACGGGCTGATCATCTGCAACTAGTAGATATGTCAACAAGTTTGAGTTTACCTTTTACGCCCCTGCTGCATCGAGGAAAAGCCTGTGACGTCAAAACTTGGTTAACGCCAGATGAAACATACCTCTTGAGACGCCAATAACTTCTTTCAGATAGTCCCATACAGACTTTGCTCCAAGCGAATCTGTTTACAGATAATAACATAGATGAAGCCAAACTGAAACGCCTAAGGCATCACTGACAATCCTGAGGTTAAATGTGCTATTTAAAACCAATCTTTGTTTTCCTTCGGCTGCATGAAATCCCGGGGTGAAATTGCAGAAGTGCACATGGTAAGCGACAGGGGTCACGTACGTGAAGAGCTTTCCCTTTACAAGTGAACACAAACCCAGAGTCTTGTACATTGGCCTACCATGCATACTTGATTGGCCTTTGTAGAAATGGGATccacaaaaaaaaatcgatttctTGGAAACCGTATTTTATTCCTGTCTCTCCTTATACTTCGACCGATCACCAGGGTCCTAGGTCTGGACAGATACAGCGAGCATGCATATGCGCATTGCAACACGCGATTTAAACGCACGCTTGTGCAACAGATCTCATGACCTTCAAAACCTGATGGACAATTACCAGCGCACGCCTCGTCGGGAGGATATTTCTTCTCTACTTCACGTTCCTGTCACAAGAGCATAATAACTTTGGACTGCTGCAAGCGATTTTTTGGTCACTAAATAAGGCCGTACGGATTCAATAGTTTTCGACCGCTTTTCTCCCTATAAAGGTCGTGTTTTTCGTACCAACTCAAAGTTTTGGCAGGGATTGAACGCTATCAGGAGCACAGGTGCTCAAAACGTTGCCTAGGcgatttttaaaagaaattagtGATAATGTTAGCGTGAGATTAAAGGTAGAACTTAATAGAAGGGTGCTTTTAGTGCACTGCATTGTAACGCACCCGAACTTTAATTTTGACACCTACCGTACCGCAagatttataattttaaaatttcaatgaatatGCACCTGGGTATCTAAGCAAGGTTTCAGCCATGTTTGAAGATTGCTAACAGACTCTAGAATATGTGgcgattttttttgaaaaatacctaaTTCTCGAGCTTAGTACACAGTGTATGACGTCACGTTTGATATTAAAATAACCATAGGGCCAGAGGTCATGGCGCGCTTGCCACGGTCGCTTGTCCCATGAATCTGGGTCAGACCAGGATGGCGACCAGCGCGGCCTCTCAGTTCGGGGGGAAATTGGATCGTTAATTGTGAACACCAACTCCAACGCAAGCATGTAAAACTTTAGCTAAGTATCTATTTCGATAGAGCTGATATGAAACTACCTCTCTGTTAATTCTGAGTTCTGCTATCTTTCTGGTTTTGCAGTAAATTGCTCAAAAGCGGGCCGATAGATTTGTGTCACAGCAAGGGCTCAGTTTGacattattttacaaaataaccaaCGAAagattttggaataaaatcacCGAACGGCATAGTTCAACATGTAATTTACGTATGCGGTAATTGTCATTTATTTGAGCGCATATTTTACGTTATTTTTCGACGGAAAAAGTACTCCGAATCGCCCGGCCCTATTGACAGTGTGTGGCTGAGTTGATAGTgtcttagctctgcatggcagggtagctgtgatatcgcagagCACCGTCCCTCCAGACGGtgcgcagcggtacttgtggcgtgtatcgaacgcgctcgggtcattgaggtcagcgccacagtcccgctgcgagccaacgcataggcttcgttggcagtttacgacgagaccgaccggtatcatagatttagcttgcaaaataatgaactatattagcctttgaataaataaacttgcatcatctttatcattgactatctgagactcattctgtacacctgctaactttcttgaagataagaacacgtattttcgaccattttcccgtgagccgtcgatggtttctacgatgtttgctcgatcgcgcgtaaacgcacatgacctcaatgacccgagcgcgttcgatacacgccacaagtaccgctgcgatatcacagctacatggcagggctgtgtgttaccggcgttatacggcctcccaccgcAGGCCTTACTACAAATCCAAGTACGCCTTATCAGTAGTAGTTGCAGTGCTGTCCACGGCCCTGGAGGGACCGTGTATAATCTCAGCAGAACGCGAACGTGTCATCAAACTACAGCTGACGAGAGACAACAAGCCCATCAACGCGTAACTCACTGCAACGTGTTACTTGCGTTCAAGTAGGCCCActagtagacttggttcaagtctgtgatttgtgcatgtttgagtggagtgaacgcaatgatttgtattttgctttcatgtgaaatgcgtgtgagtgaacgctatacggggagtttcacccggaaatccggcagaaactaactcacaaTATGGgcctactgcgcagactcaaaggtaacgcattcaatataaaaatcgctgggaaaacctgccCCTGagctaccaaattccgaataggtttgagcgaaataggagagacacaagagaaactattacaatgattttattttttttaaattcactgacttgaaccaagtctagccaCTAGGTGAATATTCGCGCAAGTGGCATGTGATATTTTTATGACGCCTTCTTCTGAGTTGAAATTTGAACGTGTGCCACGATCTTTGCACGTTTGGTGTACGTTTGGTGGTAAAAATCCTCCATGATTGAGGTTACTTATTAAAACTTTTTCATTAAATCGactcaccgtccctccaccggAGGGACGGTGATCGACTTTTTTAAGATCCTCCAAGCACATCTCTGTCTTCTTGTCTACAACAGTGTTTCCGTTaagcaaaatcctgcgtatttcaagcaaattgttctgaaatacgcaaaaaaaaaaaaaaaaaaaaaaatcacggcTGCATAAACTAATACGCATCGACAAATGCCGCCCCATGACACGGACGTACTTGGCTCGCACTACATGGCCAGAACATGGTTCAATGCAGGATAAAattagaacatatgcacctgcttgcaagtgacatttatcatggcATAGCAACATTTAGCGGAACGCAACTCCTTATGCAACATGAGATTTCATCATCATGAAGCgccatgtcaatcagttctgtacagacgaGTCTACGTTATTGGTAACACCATGGAGgaggtaacacaatacagttaggCCTAATGGTCATTAGTATTACGatgcatgttatttggaaagtgtttacgggtgacgATTTAGACACTGTCGAGTTGCATTCTTGTGAGGCCCGCTGGACTCTGTATCTGTTTTtggttggccctttgaaaacactattaAATTTCGTGGTCAGTATTTCCTTTGAACATGAAGTCATTAGGCCGCGCGCTCAACGATCGTATACGAGactagactctcgccagtcgcttgtaccgCTTGGTCTCGCCTATCGGCGTAGCTTCCGGTATTGGCTGGTACAAGCACTCGACctcgcgccttcggcgctcgatcgcccaAGTTGGCTTgaaagaaggcacgagggactgtcgacagtctaataCGAGACATGAATTACGGCATTGCAAGCGCTCAGCTAGATATACCTTTTAAGCCCCCAGgctattgttttttgttaattaAGCATGCGGTAAAAAccccaagttctacagaaaataCTGCCCAACTCACTTCACTACTGATTCTCACTGTACGcattttgatacatttgaagCAAATAAAAACACAGTTGCGAAAAATAGTATGCAAGTTTTGAACGGAAACGCTGCATACAACATACAGCGTCACCCTATAGCGATGGTGATTTACATGtattataaaataaaactaataGCTTTTACCTGCAAACGATTATGCCGTGGACAGTAAACTTCTCTCTTCCAAAACTTCTGCCGATGTTCATAAGTTTGTACAATTCTATTAATTTACTATATCTTGCTGATCCTTGCGGGAGGACGTAAATCCGTTGCCGAAGCTCTAGAACAGTATCCTTGATATTTTGTCGACACAATTATTTCCACAGCGGCATTGTTCCGTAAGGTCTGCCACGATTTTGCCAATTTGAAGCTCGGGCGCTGGTGCCTTCCGCCGCGGCATAGTTCCGACTTTTGGCCCACGGTACTAATGTAACATTAGGTTCGCTTGGCATGAAACAGTCGCCTACTTCGATTATGTTATGCCAAAGCGGCAGTTGAATAAGGCgccaaattcacaaaaaaattgtgattgGACAGTTCGAGATAACTTGCGGAGCGGGGAGGGGTTATTTGCATACGTAATGTTTACACACTGAACGAATTGCAACTTCATCAAACACTAGTAGTCCTGCATTTCATTAGTTAACGTTCCTTTGCTAACATCCCATTGCTGTTCTTCATCGCATTCACTGTTTTGATCAAATCATGGACGCATCTGACAACATGGAATCTGTGTATACTTTTCATTCGAGTCCATCAAAATCAGCACCTACGATACCAGTAGAAAAAGATGTTTTTGATGGGGTATGTGAACTGGATAGTCAACCAACGTGAGTATTTCTCGACACTTCATCTGAAATTATCATAGGTTTGCGGGTGGCTGTTGAAAAGAGGTGCCCTTCCCTTCATTtgtgtttcagttcaatgtaaTGAAACACGCAGCTAGTGTAACAATGTAACAATGAGTTGCGTTAACTTCTTAATTTACATCGATGATACTTTCACGGTTCAAGAAATggttaacattttacatgtatggcGACAATGTTTACCTTCCAGATTTTAGCTTTCTCTACAAATGTAAGGACGAAATTGCGCTTACACACTTTCATTCATACATTTAAAGACAGTTGTTAACAAGTCTCGGTTTCCGCTTCCAAAATACAATTCTCGTTTCAACGCACTTGGGTATCTCCCTTGATTTGTCAGAGAGCGTATACCCATGCCATGTAAGAATATGAGTTATGCGTTAAACTTGCCTTACGCAAAATCCCGTTTCCATGGatgaaaaataacacaaaacgAGATGTGTAATGTTCGGAATATGGAAAAACATGGTGGTATGATTAGAGAAAAGTATAAATGGCACCGCAATTATTGAAATGAGGAGAGAACCtgg
This DNA window, taken from Ptychodera flava strain L36383 chromosome 4, AS_Pfla_20210202, whole genome shotgun sequence, encodes the following:
- the LOC139130556 gene encoding uncharacterized protein; translated protein: MGFQLTLSRRTLRKAFAWSKVCMGLSERSYWRLKRYVSSGVNQVLTSQAFPRCSRGVKGSVAVGFMKWYVDKMGDYSPDMERILMPSCLRVKDLYNEYRVCNVENEIKKKQFYKLWKKHFHHVSFPKMPRMTQCKVCMLLKDAISKEVNMESRQSLLIYRNEHLNRQQKEREAYYQRRTDAEKNPDEILSIIIDGMDQKKADPKGIGQYKLKTHFTGALCHANKKMYTLVDLCQYCHDTNLTLTCLLHTLHKESKDGKLPAKLYVQLDNCVRENKNKFFIGFMAYLVKRKYLQEIVMSFLMVGHTHEDIDQRFSKYSQKLKENDAKTMPELTKVLENSTDPKQEITISQTVWNIRDWLLPQLEEIHNQSFPHVYRIYLASNGEVKVQYKNWSTDFNWQPEDGLLEIFKKENGLQSIPEGYPDIAPMTFDDAEIRKVRQSIAKSKDVLSFAQFEWWRTFLDNPKTETVTMSNQTTNWYLDELYSYRPAPPAVTTTSPEGN